Proteins found in one Balneola sp. genomic segment:
- a CDS encoding T9SS C-terminal target domain-containing protein, with the protein MKEIKLGMLLVIMFSFSNFSQAQDDVMMQAFYWDVPVDASNFNGSWWDSLASKSKSLSDAGFTGMWIPSPSKGNFGIYDMGYGIYDHYDLGNYNQKGTTETRFGSRAELEAMIDSMHNNGIEVYADMVLNHMYTDGDYYGSSNDMESNPDVKQYVFDEAYINGTQYQSYPTNEITWVIPSAATGTYYIQISGYNLDFGASYTERGYDVMIDWTGGGASSTTVWESENNDGGGNYNTVSSSGTTVRGHINSSGDIDEYEITLSSSADIVIQITARKEGTDSGGNWEWQWADQNNGYYPSAIWFSGSNLANTTLEAHTATGVSYVTHTGTGEPNYSWNHDHFHPVDSNDWLGYPGNDEIITNTKFFGNDLNTFDATVVSRLEDWGYWMADEIEFDGFRLDFVRGFQETFVADWVNNLPLLNGSQRFIVGEYWGNASSIHSWVTNVSNGTSTVTSTTTTGADVDAFDFPLKFSLNDIVNNTAGTADITATLDHAGMIRNTEGYALSGTSVVTFVDNHDTGKEHDKWVFSDWDMAYAYTLTHEGRPTVFYSHYYGTLQEDAHSSSYTTQAPSSLRDDIDNLIHIRKNYLGGTTEVLSADGNPYPSSDAADVYVARRNGNGTKTGAIIVINDNSSSTKGLWVDHTTGTDIWANSYLVNVETDDSTYVYSDGRVYVEAGARDYAVYVPASEFTTSLPKSKWVVSTGNQPEVTDTPESVVLYDNYPNPFNPSTNISFSIPQNGQVSLNIYNSTGQLVSTVANRMFNAGEHMVTWDATNVASGIYIYSLTYNGQTINKRMTLIK; encoded by the coding sequence ATGAAAGAGATAAAACTGGGAATGCTATTAGTAATCATGTTCAGCTTCTCAAATTTTAGCCAAGCACAAGATGATGTAATGATGCAGGCCTTTTACTGGGATGTACCTGTTGACGCATCAAACTTTAACGGAAGCTGGTGGGATTCACTGGCAAGCAAATCAAAAAGCCTTTCCGATGCCGGTTTCACAGGAATGTGGATTCCTTCGCCATCAAAAGGAAATTTTGGTATCTACGATATGGGTTATGGGATTTATGATCACTACGACCTAGGCAATTACAATCAAAAGGGAACCACCGAAACCAGATTTGGTAGCCGAGCCGAGCTGGAAGCTATGATAGACTCTATGCACAATAATGGCATTGAGGTATACGCAGATATGGTTCTCAATCATATGTACACAGATGGAGACTATTATGGGTCATCGAATGATATGGAGTCAAATCCCGATGTGAAACAATATGTATTTGATGAAGCCTATATAAACGGAACGCAGTATCAATCCTATCCAACCAATGAAATAACCTGGGTTATCCCCAGTGCTGCTACTGGAACTTACTATATCCAAATATCAGGTTATAACCTCGACTTTGGAGCCAGCTATACCGAACGTGGTTATGATGTTATGATCGACTGGACGGGAGGCGGCGCCTCAAGCACTACTGTTTGGGAATCAGAAAATAATGATGGAGGTGGTAACTATAATACCGTTTCATCTTCAGGAACCACGGTGCGAGGGCACATAAATTCGTCCGGAGATATTGATGAATATGAAATCACTCTATCCAGTTCTGCGGATATAGTAATACAGATCACCGCAAGAAAAGAAGGAACTGATTCAGGAGGAAACTGGGAATGGCAATGGGCAGACCAAAACAATGGATACTACCCTTCTGCTATCTGGTTTAGTGGAAGCAATCTTGCAAATACTACTCTTGAAGCACATACCGCTACCGGAGTTTCTTATGTTACTCATACCGGAACCGGAGAGCCGAACTACTCATGGAATCATGATCATTTTCATCCGGTTGACAGCAACGACTGGTTAGGATACCCTGGAAATGATGAAATCATAACAAATACCAAATTCTTTGGGAATGACTTAAACACTTTCGACGCCACCGTAGTTAGTCGACTTGAAGATTGGGGGTATTGGATGGCCGATGAAATCGAGTTTGATGGTTTCAGACTGGATTTTGTACGTGGATTCCAGGAGACTTTTGTTGCCGATTGGGTAAACAACCTTCCCCTTCTTAATGGAAGTCAACGCTTTATTGTAGGTGAATACTGGGGGAACGCTTCTTCTATTCATTCCTGGGTAACCAATGTTAGCAACGGTACCTCTACCGTTACTAGTACAACTACTACAGGAGCTGATGTTGATGCTTTCGATTTCCCATTAAAGTTTTCATTGAATGATATCGTTAATAATACAGCCGGAACAGCTGATATTACCGCTACACTTGACCATGCTGGTATGATTAGAAATACCGAAGGGTATGCCCTCTCAGGTACCAGCGTAGTTACTTTTGTAGACAATCACGATACTGGTAAAGAGCATGATAAATGGGTCTTCAGTGATTGGGATATGGCTTATGCTTATACCTTAACTCACGAAGGTAGACCAACGGTCTTTTACTCTCATTACTATGGCACATTACAAGAAGATGCTCACAGTAGCTCCTATACAACTCAGGCTCCATCCAGCCTTCGAGATGATATCGATAACCTGATTCATATTCGAAAGAACTATCTCGGTGGAACAACCGAAGTTCTAAGTGCTGATGGAAATCCTTATCCATCCAGTGACGCGGCGGATGTGTATGTTGCAAGAAGAAATGGTAACGGAACTAAAACAGGAGCGATCATAGTGATCAACGACAACAGCTCATCCACTAAAGGGCTTTGGGTTGATCACACTACTGGTACTGATATCTGGGCTAATTCCTATTTGGTAAACGTAGAGACAGATGATAGCACCTATGTGTATTCTGATGGTCGCGTATATGTTGAGGCAGGAGCACGCGACTATGCTGTGTATGTACCTGCAAGTGAATTCACCACCAGCCTACCAAAAAGTAAATGGGTAGTTAGTACCGGAAACCAACCCGAGGTTACAGATACACCTGAATCTGTTGTTCTTTACGACAATTATCCAAATCCATTTAACCCAAGTACTAACATCTCATTTAGTATTCCTCAAAATGGACAGGTCTCGTTGAACATCTATAATTCAACAGGTCAATTAGTTTCGACTGTTGCTAATAGAATGTTTAACGCTGGAGAACATATGGTAACCTGGGATGCAACTAACGTAGCCAGTGGAATTTATATCTACTCGTTAACCTATAATGGTCAAACCATAAATAAGAGAATGACCCTTATTAAATAA
- a CDS encoding acyl-CoA dehydrogenase, with the protein MNQVEQSLPPLTQLTEDEQMLKEAAADFAKSSIVPLIHEMDENAKLDSGLIKEFFEMGLMGIEIPEKYSGAGGTFMMSIVAIEQISRVDGSAGVFMDVQNTLVNNAFIRYGSDDIKERYLPQLATEKVGAYCLSEAGSGSDAFALKTTAKETDSHFILNGSKLWITNANEADIFLVFANVNPELGYKGITAFVVERGMEGLSVSKKENKLGIRASSTCEVLLEDCKVPKENILGEYGKGYKVAIETLNEGRIGIGAQMIGIAQGAFDATIDYVKERKQFGKAISDFQGVQFQLSRMATDIETARLLVYNAGRIKESGQPFLKEAAMAKFYSSEVAERVSSMAVDLFGGYGYVKEYPVEKFYRDAKIGKIYEGTTNMQLSTIAKLLLR; encoded by the coding sequence ATGAATCAAGTAGAACAATCCCTTCCTCCTTTAACCCAGCTTACCGAAGATGAACAAATGCTCAAGGAAGCAGCGGCTGATTTTGCTAAGAGTTCTATTGTTCCATTAATACATGAAATGGATGAAAACGCAAAATTAGATTCGGGTTTAATTAAAGAGTTTTTTGAAATGGGTCTTATGGGGATTGAAATCCCTGAAAAATATTCCGGAGCTGGGGGAACTTTTATGATGTCCATAGTTGCCATCGAACAAATCTCCCGTGTAGATGGATCTGCGGGTGTATTTATGGATGTGCAAAACACCCTCGTTAATAATGCATTTATCCGCTATGGATCTGATGATATCAAGGAAAGATATCTTCCACAGCTAGCTACTGAGAAAGTTGGTGCTTATTGCTTATCCGAAGCTGGTTCTGGTAGTGATGCTTTTGCATTAAAAACTACCGCAAAAGAAACAGATAGCCATTTTATCCTTAACGGCTCTAAGCTTTGGATCACCAATGCTAATGAGGCAGATATCTTTTTAGTATTTGCCAATGTAAATCCTGAATTAGGGTATAAAGGTATTACAGCCTTTGTTGTAGAACGAGGAATGGAAGGCTTGTCCGTTTCTAAAAAAGAAAACAAGCTTGGTATAAGGGCTAGCTCTACTTGTGAGGTGTTACTGGAAGACTGTAAAGTTCCAAAAGAGAATATACTTGGGGAGTATGGTAAAGGATACAAAGTTGCCATTGAGACACTGAATGAAGGGCGAATTGGTATTGGTGCTCAAATGATTGGTATTGCCCAGGGAGCGTTTGACGCTACCATTGATTATGTGAAAGAAAGAAAGCAATTCGGCAAAGCTATTTCTGATTTTCAGGGAGTTCAATTCCAGCTTTCCAGAATGGCTACTGATATCGAAACCGCACGGTTACTCGTTTACAATGCAGGAAGAATTAAAGAATCTGGTCAACCGTTCCTTAAGGAAGCAGCTATGGCCAAGTTCTATTCTTCAGAGGTTGCAGAACGAGTTTCTTCCATGGCTGTCGATCTCTTCGGTGGTTATGGATACGTGAAAGAATATCCTGTCGAAAAATTTTACCGTGATGCAAAGATCGGTAAGATTTACGAAGGTACAACGAACATGCAGCTGAGCACTATTGCGAAGTTGCTACTTCGATGA